One Paralichthys olivaceus isolate ysfri-2021 chromosome 8, ASM2471397v2, whole genome shotgun sequence genomic region harbors:
- the LOC109627241 gene encoding sodium/potassium/calcium exchanger 3-like, with the protein MDVAAVEGMSLPGIRQRNRPPQVMPTQRKVRARRKRRKELVWIQICLFGGLLLLVKGCSFLADHSGFDMSSQSSEDQERWGGRRLLQEMDNSSLEEIESEETKNCTAPALHEFPTDLFTNKERTEGAVALHVLCTIYMFCALALVCDDYFVPSMEKICERLNLSEDVAGATFMAAGSSAPELFTSIIGVFITKGDVGVGTIVGSAVFNILCIIGVCGFFAGQAVKLSHWALLRDSIYYTFSIMALIAFIYDEKVCWWESLVLVLMYVVYILIMKFNGRAHRYFDRRKKSSVSLANGLTGSSDLEDNVTCDATAVLLKKANFHCKPSVLMVDELLSAYPHQLSFSEAGMRIMITNHFSPRTRLTMASRMLINERQRLINTSETRVNRITNGDSDSAARSQGRRGLENGMGGTEQGLNGRCRLQRLESGNETENETEDNENNENDEEREGEDDNGGPLVPFKIPAGACNKLKWLTMWPLSLLLFLTVPNCAKRRWERWFMVSFFTATIWIAGLSYIMVWMVTVIGFTLGIPDVIMGITFLAAGTSVPDCMASVIVARQGLGDMAISNSIGSNVFDILVGLGLPWALQTLCIDYGSIIHLSSRGLIFSVGLLLASVFFTVLGVHLNKWTLDWRLGLVCLVMYAIFLCFSILIEFNVFIFVNLPTCRDIH; encoded by the exons ATGGATGTGGCAGCGGTAGAGGGGATGTCTCTGCCGGGTATCCGACAACGGAATCGGCCGCCGCAAGTGATGCCGACCCAGAGGAAGGTCCGGGCGAGGCGGAAAAGGCGAAAGGagttggtgtggatccagatctgCTTGTTCGGAGGCTTGCTGCTGCTCGTCAAGGGCTGTTCCTTCTTAGCGGATCATTCAG GTTTTGACATGTCGAGCCAGAGCAGCGAGGACCAGGAGAGATGGGGAGGAAGGAGGCTACTGCAGGAGATGGACAACAGCAGCCTGGAGGAAATAGAGAGTGAAGAAACTAAGAACTGCACAGCTCCAG CTCTGCACGAGTTCCCAACAGACCTGTTCACAAACAAGGAGCGAACAGAAGGAGCCGTGGCCCTGCATGTCCTGTGT ACCATTTACATGTTCTGTGCCCTAGCTCTGGTGTGTGATGACTACTTCGTCCCCTCCATGGAGAAGATATGTGAG cGTCTCAATCTCAGCGAGGACGTAGCAGGCGCCACCTTCATGGCCGCTGGCAGCTCAGCTCCTGAGCTCTTCACGTCAATCATAG GGGTTTTCATCACCAAAGGCGATGTCGGCGTGGGGACCATTGTGGGCTCAGCTGTCTTCAACATCCTCTGCATCATTGGCGTGTGTGGCTTCTTCGCTGGCCAG gCCGTGAAGCTCTCTCACTGGGCTCTGCTCCGAGATTCCATTTATTACACGTTTTCTATCATGGCCCTCATCGCG ttcatttacGATGAGAAGGTCTGCTG gTGGGAGTCTCTTGTCCTGGTTCTCATGTATGTAGTCTACATCCTCATCATGAA GTTTAACGGCCGAGCGCACCGTTACTTTGACCGTCGAAAGAAGAGCTCTGTGAGTCTGGCCAATGGGTTGACAGGAAGCTCCGATCTGGAGGACAATGTCACGTGTGATGCTACTGCAGTCCTGCTCAAGAAAG CTAACTTCCACTGTAAGCCATCAGTGCTGATGGTGGATGAGCTGCTGTCTGCATACCCCCACCAGCTGTCCTTCTCTGAGGCCGGCATGAGGATCATGATCACCAATCATTTCTCCCCCAGGACCCGTCTCACCATGGCCTCCCGCATGCTCATCAATGAG AGACAAAGACTGATCAACACTTCAGAGACTCGAGTCAACCGCATCACCAATGGCGACTCAGACTCAGCGGCCAGGAGTCAGGGGAGGCGGGGCTTAGAGAATGGCATGGGCGGGACCGAGCAAGGTCTGAATGGGAGATGCAGACTTCAGCGGCTGGAGTCTGGTAATGAGACGGAGAATGAAACTGAGGATAATGAGAACAATGAGAacgatgaggagagagagggagaagatgaTAACGGAGGCCCCCTGGTGCCGTTCAAAATTCCAG CTGGGGCGTGCAATAAACTGAAGTGGTTGACCATGTGGCCGCTGTCCCTGCTCCTGTTCCTCACTGTGCCCAACTGTGCCAAGCGCCGCTGGGAGAGATGGTTCATGGTGTCCTTCTTCACCGCCACCATCTGGATCGCTGGCCTCTCATACATCATGGTCTGGATG GTGACTGtgatcggcttcacacttggtatACCTGATGTCATCATGGGCATCACCTTCCTGGCAGCAGGCACCAGCGTCCCTGACTGCATGGCTAGCGTCATAGTGGCACGGCAag GTCTGGGAGACATGGCCATCTCCAACTCCATAGGCAGTAATGTGTTTGACATCCTGGTGGGTCTGGGCCTGCCCTGGGCGCTGCAAACACTCTGCATCGACTACGGCTCCATC ATCCATCTTAGCAGCAGAGGTCTCATATTTTCGGTTGGACTCTTGCTTGCCTCAGTATTCTTCACA GTTCTCGGTGTCCATTTAAACAAATGGACTCTGGACTGGCGACTGGGCTTGGTCTGCCTCGTCATGTACGCCATCTTCCTGTGCTTCTCGATCCTCATCGAGTTCAACGTCTTCATCTTCGTCAACCTCCCAACGTGCCGAGACATCCActga